One stretch of Saccharopolyspora erythraea DNA includes these proteins:
- a CDS encoding carbohydrate ABC transporter permease, which produces MAPPGRSPFGRRLRVLAFMAPWIVGFTAFFAYPLLATGYFSFTSYDLLGEPAWVGLRNYAYLFAGDPVVRIAAANTVWLVVVLTVLRVVFALGVASVIARLRRGVGLVRTLCYLPALAPPVAATLAFVFLFNPGTGPVNGFLRVLGVDGPLWFNDPAWAKPALTLLTLWGCGELMIILLAALLDVPAELHEAAALDGAGAWRRFRHITIPSIAPVLLFGVVNSVIFSLQYFTQAVVAGAVASGQAEVVGSSKVLGFPDNSTLTFPAWLYQQGFHYYNMGYASAMAVLLFAFSLGFTIWLIRRMRIGVEEAA; this is translated from the coding sequence ATGGCTCCGCCGGGACGCTCGCCCTTCGGCAGGAGGCTGCGCGTACTGGCGTTCATGGCGCCGTGGATCGTCGGGTTCACCGCCTTCTTCGCCTACCCGCTGCTGGCCACCGGCTACTTCTCCTTCACCAGCTACGACCTCCTCGGCGAGCCGGCGTGGGTCGGGCTGCGCAACTACGCGTACCTGTTCGCCGGAGACCCGGTGGTGCGCATCGCCGCCGCCAACACCGTCTGGCTCGTGGTCGTGCTGACCGTGCTGCGGGTCGTCTTCGCGCTCGGCGTCGCGTCGGTGATCGCGCGGCTGCGCAGAGGAGTCGGGCTGGTCCGCACCCTGTGCTACCTGCCCGCGCTCGCCCCGCCGGTCGCGGCGACGCTGGCGTTCGTCTTCCTGTTCAACCCGGGAACCGGCCCGGTGAACGGCTTCCTGCGCGTGCTGGGCGTCGACGGGCCGCTGTGGTTCAACGACCCGGCCTGGGCCAAGCCCGCGCTGACCCTGCTGACGCTGTGGGGCTGCGGCGAGCTGATGATCATCCTGCTGGCCGCGCTGCTGGACGTGCCCGCCGAGCTGCACGAGGCGGCGGCGCTGGACGGAGCGGGCGCGTGGCGGCGGTTCCGGCACATCACCATCCCCTCGATCGCGCCGGTGCTGCTGTTCGGGGTGGTGAACTCGGTCATCTTCTCGCTGCAGTACTTCACGCAGGCCGTCGTCGCCGGGGCGGTGGCATCCGGGCAGGCCGAGGTGGTCGGCAGCAGCAAGGTGCTCGGGTTCCCCGACAACTCGACGCTGACCTTCCCGGCATGGCTCTACCAGCAGGGATTCCACTACTACAACATGGGTTACGCCTCGGCGATGGCGGTGCTGCTGTTCGCGTTCTCCCTCGGTTTCACGATCTGGCTGATCCGGCGGATGCGCATCGGCGTCGAGGAGGCCGCATGA